A single Rattus norvegicus strain BN/NHsdMcwi chromosome 5, GRCr8, whole genome shotgun sequence DNA region contains:
- the Pole3 gene encoding DNA polymerase epsilon subunit 3 yields the protein MAERPEDLNLPNAVITRIIKEALPDGVNISKEARSAISRAASVFVLYATSCANNFAMKGKRKTLNASDVLSAMEEMEFQRFVTPLKEALEAYRREQKGKKEASEQKKKDKDKKDCEEQDKSREEEDEDEERLDEEEQNEEEEVDN from the exons ATGGCGGAGAGGCCTGAGGACCTAAATCTGCCCAACGCCGTCATTACCAGGATCATCAAGGAGGCG CTACCGGACGGTGTCAACATCTCCAAGGAGGCCCGAAGCGCCATCTCCCGCGCGGCCAGTGTTTTCGTTTTGTATGCCACATCCTG TGCCAATAACTTTGCAATGAAAGGAAAGCGCAAGACTCTCAATGCCAGTGATGTACTGTCAGCCATGGAAGAGATGGAGTTCCAACGGTTCGTAACGCCATTGAAAGAAGCGCTAGAAG CATACAGGCGGGAGCAGAAAGGCAAGAAGGAAGCCTCAGAGCAAAAGAAGAAGGACAAAGACAAAAAAGATTGCGAAGAGCAGGACAaaagcagagaggaggaggatgaagatgaagaaagaCTGGATGAGGAAGAACAGAacgaagaggaggaggtagaCAACTGa